One Pseudomonas syringae CC1557 genomic window, CGAAACCCGTCTGTTGACGGCAGATGTCGGTGTCGAGGCTACTTCGGTCATTATTCAGAGCCTGACCCAGAAAGTCGCCCGTAAGCAGTTGACCGACGCTCAGGCGTTGTACACCTCGTTGCAGGGTGAACTGGCCGCGATGCTCAAGCCTGTCGAGCAGCCATTGGTGATCAAGGCTGAACAGAAGCCGTTCGTGATTCTGGTGGTGGGCGTCAACGGCGCGGGCAAGACCACGACCATCGGCAAGCTGGCCAAGAAGCTGCAGCTGGAAGGCAAGAAAGTCATGCTGGCTGCTGGCGATACGTTCCGCGCCGCCGCTGTCGAGCAATTGCAGGTGTGGGGCGAGCGTAACCATATTCCGGTGATTGCCCAGCACACTGGCGCCGACTCGGCTTCGGTCATCTTCGATGCCGTTCAGGCTGCCAAGGCGCGTGGCATTGACGTATTGATCGCTGACACGGCCGGTCGTCTGCACACCAAGGACAACCTGATGGAGGAATTGAAGAAGGTGCGCCGCGTTATCGGCAAACTGGACGCCGATGCTCCTCATGAAGTGCTGCTGGTGCTTGATGCAGGCACTGGTCAAAACGCGATCAATCAGGCCAAGCAATTCAACCAGACCGTTACATTGACCGGGCTGGCACTCACCAAGCTGGATGGCACGGCCAAGGGCGGTGTGATTTTCGCTCTGGCCAAGCAGTTCGGGCTGCCTATTCGTTATATCGGTGTAGGAGAAGGGATCGACGATCTGCGGACCTTCGAAGCCGAACCCTTTGTTCAGGCTCTGTTTGCGGAGCGGGAGCGTCCATGATTCGATTCGAGCAGGTCGGTAAGCGCTATCCGAATGGACACGTCGGGTTGCATGAACTGAGCTTTCGAGTACGTCGCGGCGAGTTTCTGTTTGTCACCGGTCACTCCGGTGCTGGCAAAAGCACGCTGCTGCGCCTGTTGCTGGCCATGGAGCGCCCGACAACCGGCAAGCTGATGCTGGCAGGCCAGGATCTCGGGCAGATCAGCAATGCGCAGATCCCGTTCCTGCGCCGCCAGATCGGCGTAGTGTTCCAGAATCACCAATTGCTGTTCGACCGCACGGTGTTCAACAACATTGCGTTGCCGTTGCAGATCCTTGGCCTGTCCAAGCCCGAGATTGCCAAGCGCGTCGATTCGGCACTTGAGCGCGTGGCGCTGTCGGACAAGTCCGATCTGTACCCCGGCGACCTGTCTACAGGTCAGCAGCAGCGTGTCGGCATTGCCCGCGCCATCGTTCATCGTCCAGCACTGCTGCTGGCCGATGAACCGACCGGTAACCTCGATCCACGCCTGGCCGCGGAAATCATGGGCGTTTTTGAAGACATCAACCGACTGGGGACCAGCGTGCTGATCGCCAGTCACGACCTGGCGTTGATTGCCCGCATGCGCCATCGCATGCTGACCCTGCAACGCGGACGCCTGATCGGTGACGGGGAGGCTGGGGTATGAGTGCTACACGTAGCCCCAAGGTGTCGGAACGCGTCGCGCCCAAGGCGGCTGACCCGTTGCCGCCGAAAAAGAACAAACAGCGTCACGACCACGATGATGACGGCCCGGACTTCAGCATGTTGCTGTCGGCCTGGCTGGAAAGCCATCGCTCCAGTCTGGTAGACAGCCTGCGTCGTCTGGGCAAACAGCCTATCGGCAGTTTCTTTACCTGTCTGGTCATGGCGATTGCCCTGAGCCTGCCAATGGGCCTGTCATTACTGCTGAGCAATGTCGAGCGTCTTGGCGGTTCATGGCAGCGTGCTGCGCAGATATCCATCTACCTCAACCTGGATGCCAGCTCTGCTGACGGCACGCGAATGCGTGACGAGATCAAAGCGATGCCCGGCGTGGCCGATGCCGAGTACATCAGCAGCGATCAGGCACTGAAAGAGTTCCAGCAGCAGTCCGGTCTGGGCGAGGCGCTCAAGGAACTGCCGGAAAACCCGCTCCCGGGCGTGGTGCTGGTAACACCGGATGAAGTTGACAAGCCTGCGCTGGAGGCCTTGCGTACCCGGCTTGCTGGGCTGCCGAAGGTACAGCAGGCGCAACTGGACCTGCTCTGGGTTGAAAGGCTGGCAGCGATCCTTAAACTGGGCGATCGATTCGTCTTCGGCTTGACGGTTCTGCTGGTATCGGCTTTGCTGTTGGTGATTGGTAACACGATACGTCTGCACATCGAAAACCGCCGCACCGAAATCGAAGTCATCAAGCTGGTAGGCGGTACAGACAGCTACGTGCGCAGGCCCTTTCTTTATATGGGCGCGCTGTATGGTTTCGGGGCAGGGATCCTGTCATGGGGCGTACTGGCGTATGGTCTGGACTGGCTGAATGGTGCGGTTGTCGGGCTGGCAGGTCTGTATGGCAGCGACTTCTCGCTGGCAGGTGTACCGATGGCCGATGGTTTTTCGCTCTTGCTTGGAGCGGTTCTGTTAGGGTATATCGGTGCCTGGATTGCGGTCGCCCGTCACCTGCGTGAGCTGGCGCCCCGATAGAGCATCAATATTGTTTCACCAGATTGGCTTCTGAAAATCAAGGAACTTGGTTAGCGGTTCCGGGTCAATCTGGCTAGTGCTGAACTGCACATCACATGTGCGCTGGAGGTTTTTTCGTATGACCACTTCTTTGCAACCTGCTTATGCTTTA contains:
- the ftsX gene encoding permease-like cell division protein FtsX → MSATRSPKVSERVAPKAADPLPPKKNKQRHDHDDDGPDFSMLLSAWLESHRSSLVDSLRRLGKQPIGSFFTCLVMAIALSLPMGLSLLLSNVERLGGSWQRAAQISIYLNLDASSADGTRMRDEIKAMPGVADAEYISSDQALKEFQQQSGLGEALKELPENPLPGVVLVTPDEVDKPALEALRTRLAGLPKVQQAQLDLLWVERLAAILKLGDRFVFGLTVLLVSALLLVIGNTIRLHIENRRTEIEVIKLVGGTDSYVRRPFLYMGALYGFGAGILSWGVLAYGLDWLNGAVVGLAGLYGSDFSLAGVPMADGFSLLLGAVLLGYIGAWIAVARHLRELAPR
- the ftsY gene encoding signal recognition particle-docking protein FtsY: MFGSNDDKKTPAAAGEKKGLFGWLRKKPQEAEPTPPESTPTQPDPIVETTPQVESPVASQSVPEAMAESAAPAPQTQVEPGAPSPQPWLTLPVAEEPVALSDDRAPHVTPVIPEQSHFYKSPEPQVAEPVEAEPVIAEPVADITPISVATPEAAQPELAQPAALAALVVPPVQETTPVPAPVPAPVQEPESAKVGFFARLKQGLSKTSASIGEGMASLFLGKKAIDDDLLEEIETRLLTADVGVEATSVIIQSLTQKVARKQLTDAQALYTSLQGELAAMLKPVEQPLVIKAEQKPFVILVVGVNGAGKTTTIGKLAKKLQLEGKKVMLAAGDTFRAAAVEQLQVWGERNHIPVIAQHTGADSASVIFDAVQAAKARGIDVLIADTAGRLHTKDNLMEELKKVRRVIGKLDADAPHEVLLVLDAGTGQNAINQAKQFNQTVTLTGLALTKLDGTAKGGVIFALAKQFGLPIRYIGVGEGIDDLRTFEAEPFVQALFAERERP
- the ftsE gene encoding cell division ATP-binding protein FtsE, which translates into the protein MIRFEQVGKRYPNGHVGLHELSFRVRRGEFLFVTGHSGAGKSTLLRLLLAMERPTTGKLMLAGQDLGQISNAQIPFLRRQIGVVFQNHQLLFDRTVFNNIALPLQILGLSKPEIAKRVDSALERVALSDKSDLYPGDLSTGQQQRVGIARAIVHRPALLLADEPTGNLDPRLAAEIMGVFEDINRLGTSVLIASHDLALIARMRHRMLTLQRGRLIGDGEAGV